Proteins from a single region of Psilocybe cubensis strain MGC-MH-2018 chromosome 3, whole genome shotgun sequence:
- a CDS encoding TATA-binding protein: MSFALPARQITFGRNTQQQPYQFQQPQQIPSAGAIALPGGGTFQNTQSTANGVSLPGPSPLSNSFTQPQPVSKLPTPPAAVSAVASNAVAGPSTPPASQVPATPAALTLEQQHITAVEGIVPTLQNIVATVNLDCRLDLKTIALHARNAEYNPKRFAAVIMRIRDPKTTALIFASGKMVVTGAKSEDDSRLASRKYARIVQKLGFDAKFSEFKIQNIVGSCDVKFPIRLEGLAYSHGQFSSYEPELFPGLIYRMIKPKVVLLIFVSGKIVLTGAKVREEIYTAFNTIYTVLCEFRKP, encoded by the exons ATGTCGTTTGCGCTCCCTGCCCGCCAGATTACCTTTGGCCGCAACACCCAGCAGCAGCCATACCAGTTCCAGCAGCCCCAGCAGATCCCCTCAGCCGGCGCCATCGCTCTTCCCGGCGGTGGCACCTTCCAGAACACCCAGTCCACTGCCAACGGTGTCTCTCTTCCAGGGCCCTCACCCTTGTCCAACTCCTTTACCCAACCCCAGCCCGTCTCAAAGCTACCCACCCCTCCCGCAGCTGTCTCTGCCGTCGCGTCCAATGCCGTTGCAGGTCCCTCGACGCCACCCGCGTCCCAGGTCCCTGCCACTCCTGCCGCGTTGACCCTCGAACAGCAGCACATCACTGCTGTTGAGGGTATCGTGCCCACCCTCCAAAACATCGTCGCCACGGTTAATCTGGACTGCCGGCTAGATCTCAAGACCATCGCCCTCCACGCTAGGAATGCAGAGTATAACCCCAAG CGTTTTGCAGCTGTTATCATGCGTATTCGCGACCCCAAGACTACCGCGCTCATTTTCGCGTCGGGAAAGATGGTCGTCACGGGTGCCAAGTCTGAAGACGATTCTCGTCTGGCGTCGCGCAAATACGCGCGTATCGTCCAGAAGCTCGGCTTTGACGCCAAGTTCTCCGAGTTCAAGATTCAGAACATCGTTGGCAGTTGTGATGTCAAGTTCCCCATTCGTTTGGAGGGACTGGCTTATAGCCACGGACAGTTCAGCAGCTACGAGCCAGAG CTGTTCCCTGGATTGATCTATCGTATGATCAAGCCCAAGGTTGTCCTACTCATTTTCGTCTCAGGCAAGATCGTCTTGACTGGTGCTAAA GTCAGGGAAGAGATTTATACCGCGTTCAACACGATATACACTGTGCTGTGCGAATTCCGCAAGCCTTGA
- a CDS encoding Nuclear transport factor 2 — MEDINAIAKQFVDFYYATFSSGRSNLSALYRPNSMLTFEGTPIKGVDAVIEKLVSLPFQKVQHKITTLDAQPSSATMDVASLIVSVTGLLVVDDSENPLNFSQVFQLYPEGRTYYVLNDIFRLNYG; from the exons ATGGAAGACATCAACGCCATCGCAAAGCAGTTTGTCGACTTTTACTACGCCACCTTTTCTTCAGGTCGTTCAAATCTCAGTGCTCTCTAT CGTCCCAACTCCATGCTCACCTTCGAGGGAACCCCCATTAAAGGTGTCGACGCTGTCATTGAGAAGCTTGTC TCCCTTCCTTTCCAGAAGGTCCAGCACAAGATTACCACCCTCGACGCACAACCATCGTCTGCTACTATGGACGTCGCCAGTCTTATCGTCAGCGTCACTGGTCTTTTGGTC GTCGACGATTCCGAAAACCCATTGAACTTTAGTCAGGTTTTCCAACTCTACCCAGAGGGTCGTACCTACTACGT ACTCAACGATATTTTCCGTCTCAACTACGGTTAG
- a CDS encoding Glucan 1,3-beta-glucosidase 3, producing the protein MVHLNFSKLSALFAYDLKSVAYKPAPGSSPQGAASLQSQTPMARTTEAQFTPSFLTFGKASATALQQRQEGDKQPKSMDADSCGEQTYDSPPVLSQDFPPYDQTTANVYRYRQQQSVNLGSWFVHENWMTPSVFKCASGPKIAEIDIARGWGSTKSARAVLERHWDTFIQSSDFEYLASIGINTVRLPIGYWNLGPDYMQGTDFEPVADVYANCWPRVLRAINQAGEHGLGVLVDLHGAVGSQNGQPHSGISDGQINLFNVSSNMEKTVSILTFLADKLSVVNNVVGIQLLNEPRYDSGLEDFYSRAIDAIRESSQPASKLPLYLHDAFDLARFSKYVSSRQDFIVQDHHSYFVFSETNVQESGSQLTVDVDGAIASSLLDVAAKQRRNLVVNEWSCALTPSSLAKEKNAHDIQKKFCEEQMKVYRNATAGWAFWSYKKEECDSDPGWCFKAAVGKTLPESFFSYSKLKSIAFQNDEITNTSELLIPTVSTDNLNLFQQVEFSLRGRTTKKDRKQLADRQIPHRFRAIHLQRDTDNVQSDEALKNSSSKGYSDGLTTAKVFAAYNMSMLGFTGQFIQDAIRAAGPTLVAQGTEDGYSSAFMQGLRSGQRAAMEHK; encoded by the exons ATGGTCCATCTGAACTTTTCAAAGCTATCTGCTCTATTTGCATATGACTTGAAGTCTGTTGCGTACAAACCGGCTCCTGGATCGAGTCCGCAGGGAGCAGCTTCTCTACAATCTCAGACTCCCATGGCTAGAACTACAGAGGCACAGTTTACCCCTTCATTCCTGACATTCGGCAAAGCGTCTGCGACGGCTCTGCAGCAGCGACAGGAAGGGGATAAGCAGCCTAAAAGCATGGACGCTGACTCTTGTGGAGAGCAAACTTATGATTCTCCGCCTGTTCTCAGTCAGGATTTTCCGCCTTATGATCAGACGACGGCGAATGTGTATAGGTACAGGCAACAACAGTCGGTCAATCTGGGCTCTTG GTTCGTGCACGAAAATTGGATGACACCTTCCGTGTTCAAATGTGCTTCTGGACCCAAAATCGCTGAGATTGACATCGCGCGTGGCTGGGGGTCCACAAAATCTGCTCGCGCTGTTCTAGAGCGCCACTGGGATACTTTTATCCAATCCTCAGACTTTGAGTACTTGGCTTCGATAGGGATAAATACCGTCCGTCTACCCATTGGCTACTGGAATCTGGGACCGGACTATATGCAGGGCACAGACTTTGAGCCCGTGGCTGATGTGTATGCAAATTGCTGGCCTCGTGTTCTTCGTGCTATCAACCAGGCAGGCGAACATGGCCTAGGAGTCCTTGTCGATCTTCACGGCGCTGTAGGCAGTCAAAACGGGCAGCCACACTCTGGTATCTCGGACGGACAAATTAATCTATTCAATGTGTCGAGCAACATGGAAAAAACTGTTTCTATTCTAACCTTTCTTGCAGATAAACTATCGGTTGTCAATAACGTCGTAGGAATCCAGTTACTAAATGAACCACGATATGACTCAGGTTTGGAAGATTTTT ATAGTCGTGCCATTGACGCTATTAGAGAAAGTTCGCAACCTGCGAGCAAGCTTCCGCTGTATCTTCACGATGCATTTGATCTTGCTCGATTTTCGAAGTATGTGTCTTCAAGGCAAGACTTCATCGTTCAAGACCACCATTCGTACTTCGTCTTCTCCGAAACAAACGTGCAGGAATCTGGGTCGCAGCTTaccgtcgatgtcgatggtgCGATTGCGAGCTCATTGTTGGATGTCGCTGCAAAACAACGCCGAAATCTAGTCGTCAATGAATGGTCCTGTGCACTCACGCCATCGAGCTTGGCTAAAGAGAAAAATGCTCATGATATTCAGAAAAAGTTTTGCGAGGAGCAAATGAAAGTGTATAGAAATGCTACGGCAGGATGGGCTTTTTGGT CATATAAGAAAGAAGAATGCGACAGCGACCCAGGATGGTGCTTTAAAGCTGCTGTTGGGAAAACACTCCCGGAGAGTTTCTTTTCCTACAGCAAATTGAAATCCATTGCTTTTCAAAACGACGAAATAACAAACACGAGCGAGCTTCTAATACCTACCGTTTCAACGGATAACTTAAACCTCTTTCAACAAGTCGAATTTTCTTTGAGGGGTCGAACGACTAAAAAAGACCGGAAGCAACTTGCTGACCGACAGATCCCCCATAGGTTCCGGGCTATTCATCTGCAACGAGATACCGACAATGTTCAATCCGACGAAGCGCTGAAGAACTCTAGCTCGAAGGGATATTCAGACGGTCTGACGACTGCTAAAGTTTTTGCTGCATATAATATGTCAATGCTGGGTTTTACAGGCCAATTCATCCAGGATGCTATTCGGGCGGCTGGTCCCACTTTGGTTGCGCAAGGAACCGAAGATGGCTACAGTTCAGCGTTCATGCAGGGCTTAAGGAGCGGGCAGCGTGCAGCAATGGAACACAAATGA
- a CDS encoding Notoamide biosynthesis cluster protein M' yields MAAMDIHEVFSHPEVEMMVKMQGTPWLYDYTPKTTSLCIIELYENQAPRIQEDMNHEAFERYCKNQNLCLRLDETNGPILRIIFADSIYVPPPVNFKVPTNKRVDNDKTVLLMHHYLKVPALFFRDQAPSATYLTIGNAMFTRRAATGKPNVIEINSMVIDPRKSLLNIERIVFTQQKAKNISELHRVARDVRFIKDTVGALLEIIDHVINAQKQHRELYGVHNHGLDNSVHDSLALLKSKANSTMREVSSLEGRASLKIDLEYSLENQQDSRTNLKIARLTTGIAAAAQKDSSSMITMAAVTMFFLPGTFVSALFSMVFFDAPGDTRPGNLVVSPQWWIFLAITIPLTILVFLVWIVWKRWRTKALNLDAIQKETEEEKALEPHS; encoded by the exons ATGGCAGCAATGGACATTCACGAAGTATTCTCCCATCCTGAGGTGGAGATGATGGTGAAGATGCAGGGTACCCCATGGTTATACGACTACACGCCCAAAACAACTTCTTTGTGCATCATTGAGCTGTACGAGAACCAAGCTCCCCGTATACAGGAAGATATGAACCATGAAGCTTTTGAACGTTATTGCAAAAATCAG AATCTTTGCCTGAGGCTCGATGAAACTAATGGTCCAATCCTTCGCATAAT CTTCGCTGATTCGATATATGTTCCACCACCTGTCAACTTCAAAGTTCCTACGAATAAACGGGTTGATAACGATAAAACAGTCCTGTTGATGCATCACTACCTCAAAGTGCCCGCCCTATTCTTTCGCGATCAGGCTCCGTCTGCAACCTACCTCACAATTGGCAATGCCATGTTTACTCGAAGAGCAGCAACAGGAAAGCCGAATGTTATAG aaatcaattcaatggttaTCGACCCCCGAAAGAGTCTCCTCAATATT GAAAGGATTGTGTTTACACAACAGAAGGCCAAAAACATTTCAGAGCTACATCGTGTTGCCCGTGACGTCCGTTTTATCAAGGATACTGTCGGCGCGTTGCTGGAGATAATCGATCACGTCATTAACGCACAAAAGCAACATAGGGAGCTTTACGGTGTGCACAATCATGGTCTGGATAATTCTGTACACGACTCCCTGGCTCTTTTGAAATCAAAGGCAAACTCAACGATGCGTGAGGTGTCAAGTTTGGAGGGCCGGGCCTCTCTGAAGATTGACCTGGAATATAGTCTCGAGAATCAGCAAGATAGCCGGACCAACTTGAAGATTGCACGTTTGACGACTGGTATTGCAGCTGCCGCTCAGAAAGACAGCTCGTCTATGATCAC GATGGCTGCTGTTACTATGTTCTTCCTTCCAGGGACATTCGTATCC GCTCTGTTTAGCATGGTATTTTTTGACGCACCTGGAGATACAAGGCCCGGTAATCTTGTAGTTTCACCGCAGTGGTGGATTTTTTTAGCCATAACGATACCTCTAACCATTTTGGTCTTCCTTGTTTGGATCGTTTGGAAGCGCTGGCGTACCAAAGCTCTGAATCTTGATGCTATTCAGAAAGAaacggaggaagagaaggcaTTGGAGCCCCATTCCTAG
- a CDS encoding Unsaturated glucuronyl hydrolase: MLPKFSIIFGFLSVSPLSQAILPSELFSSDIPTKVLATFKALPKPVQYPQYTDTGPGKWLYFSPNTWTSGFFPVTGYALNTRKQLCGATPANGLNNADWLNLARSASNGLLSLNANNGIGHDVGFISYPFIEELVVNPTNQTAINAVNNFASMLAARFNPVVGCTRSWDTADPTDFQVIIDNMMNLEVLFHSADLTGNSTLRKIATTHADTTMANHIRDDGSTWHVVEYNSTTGLVIKKRTAQGFSDSSTWSRGQAWGIYGFANMYKFTNDTNYLDTSRRLATYFLNNIPSDGIVPWDFNAPLTPPPRPADSSAATIAATGLLLLAQQETTDSLKQQWIDGAFSILNNITTLAWRPSWQSLLSNGTVNIPANNSLTGIVYGDYYFIKAGNDLVSMGLTSCRDNVDSNSTASTSDRASSPVQSSGARRLSLF, encoded by the exons ATGTTGCCCAAATTTTCAATAATATTCGGTTTCCTGTCAGTTTCCCCACTATCACAGGCGATTTTGCCTTCGGAACTCTTCTCATCAGACATCCCAACGAAAGTTTTGGCAACATTTAAGGCTCTACCAAAGCCCGTTCAATACCCCCAATACACCGACACTGGCCCTGGAAAATGGTTATATTTCTCTCCGAATACATGGACGTCTGGTTTTTTCCCAGTGACTGGTTATGCGCTGAACACCCGAAAGCAGCTGTGTGGGGCAACACCAGCTAATGGATTGAACAATGCAGATTGGTTAAACCTTGCACGGTCTGCAAGCAATGGATTGCTATCGCTTAACGCAAATAATGGCATTGGTCATGACGTAGGCTTCATTAGTTACCCTTTTATCGAGGAATTGGTGGT GAATCCGACAAATCAGACCGCAATTAATGCTGTCAACAACTTTGCGAGTATGCTTGCGGCGCGTTTCAATCCAGTTGTTGGTTGCACTCGAAGTTGGGACACAGCGGATCCCACAGACTTTCAG GTCATCATTGACAACATGATGAACCTTGAAGTTCTCTTCCACTCCGCTGACCTGACTGGGAATTCCACACTCCGAAAAATTGCCACCACCCATGCAGATACCACGATGGCAAACCATATTCGGGATGATG GTTCCACATGGCATGTGGTCGAATACAATTCTACGACGGGTCtcgtcatcaagaagagAACTGCTCAAGGATTTTCTGACAGTAGCACGTGGTCGCGAGGGCAGGCATGGGGGATCTACGGGTTCGCCAATA TGTATAAATTTACGAACGACACGAACTATCTCGATACATCACGACGACTAGCAACCTATTTTTTGAATAATATTCCTTCGGATGGCATTGTACcctg GGATTTCAACGCGCCTCTCACCCCTCCCCCGCGTCCAGCAGACTCATCAGCCGCTACTATCGCTGCTACCGGCCTACTACTACTCGCTCAACAAGAAACCACTGATTCTTTGAAACAGCAATGGATTGATGGGGCCTTTAGCATTTTGAACAATATCACTACCTTAGCTTGGCGCCCATCATGGCAGAGTCTGCTTTCCAACGGAACGGTCAACATACCCGCGAACAACTCTTTAACTGGCATTGTTTATG GTGACTACTATTTTATAAAAGCAGGCAATGATCTTGTCTCGATGGGATTGACCTCTTGCAGGGACAATGTGGATTCCAATAGTACTGCCAGTACTTCTGATAGGGCTTCCTCTCCGGTCCAGTCGTCTGGAGCTCGGAGATTATCCCTCTTTTAA
- a CDS encoding vacuolar protein sorting-associated protein 1, whose translation MSSSVAGLGTEIVGVINKLQDVFTSIGTQAQGNIDLPQICVLGSQSSGKSSVLENIVGRDFLPRGTGIVTRRPLVLQLINRSAGSNATNGIDRTNDAKANADEWGEFLHLPGEKFYDFHKIRDEIIRDTEAKTGKNAGISPQPINLRIYSPNVLTLTLVDLPGLTKVPVGDQPRDIEKQIREMLMKYISKPACIILAVTAANTDLANSDGLKMAREVDPEGTRTIGVLTKVDLMDKGTDVVDILAGRIIPLRLGYVPVVNRGQRDIEQNKAISAALENEREFFENHPSYKGKAQFCGTPFLARKLNMILMHHIRATLPDIKARIQQNLQKYNAELMSLGGPMGDGNSGNIVLSVITEFTSEFRTTIDGNSNELSSNELSGGARISFVFHELFNNGIKSIDPFDQVKDGDIRTILYNSSGSTPALFVGTQAFEVIVKQQIKRLEEPSLKCCQLVYDELIRILGQLLTKVQAFRRYPALRERFNAVVVNFFKTAMNPTNKLVQDMVAYVITSLPVNPAHEHSLACKLATLTQRIPISLAATRHATALVNDRINASKPPPAAADPKNPRASVNNNKDLDVDIKKEETGFFGSFFAPKAGPKKKGVAAMDAPPPTIRPQSALNERETMETEVIKLLIHSYFNIVKREMIDMVPKAISLTLVNHSKENLQRELLQELYKPDVLDELLKESDYVVSRRKELLQMVAALNKAEEIVAGV comes from the exons ATGTCCTCCTCTGTAGCAGGACTTGGTACCGAGATTGTTGGAGTTATCAATAAGCTCCAAGATGTATTCACCTCTATTGGCACGCAAGCACAGGGGAACATAGATTTACCCCAAATATGTGTTCTTGGTAGTCAGAGTAGCGGGAAGAGTAGTGTTCTGGAG AACATAGTCGGTCGCGATTTCCTGCCTCGTGGTACAGGCATTGTTACTCGACGCCCCTTG GTTTTACAACTTATCAATAGAAGTGCCGGAAGTAATGCCA CGAATGGAATCGACCGAACAAACGACGCCAAAGCTAACGCGGATGAATGGGGTgaatttcttcatcttcccgGCGAGAAATTTTATGACTTCCACAAAATTCGCGACGAGATCATCCGGGATACAGAAGCAAAGACGGGCAAGAATGCAGGCATCTCCCCCCAGCCCATAAATCTGCGTATCTACTCTCCCAATGttctcaccctcacccttgTCGATCTTCCTGGGTTGACAAAGGTACCAGTTGGTGACCAGCCTCGCGACATTGAGAAGCAGATTCGTGAGATGTTGATGAAATATATCTCTAAACCTGCTTGTATTATTCTTGCCGTTACCGCTGCCAATACAGATCTGGCCAATTCGGATGGTCTGAAGATGGCTCGTGAGGTGGATCCCGAAGGAACGAGGACAATTGGTGTTCTGACAAAAGTTGATTTGAT GGACAAAGGAACAGATGTAGTTGATATTCTTGCCGGACGAATTATCCCTCTCCGATTGGGCTACGTTCCAGTCGTCAACAGAGGTCAACGCGACATCGAACAGAACAAAGCCATCAGTGCCGCCCTCGAAAATGAGAGAGAGTTCTTCGAGAACCACCCATCGTATAAAGGCAAAGCCCAATTCTGCGGTACACCATTCTTAGCAAGGAAGCTCAACATG ATCCTCATGCACCATATTCGAGCTACCCTCCCTGACATCAAAGCACGCATCCAGCAAAATCTTCAGAAGTATAACGCGGAATTGATGTCTCTAGGAGGCCCTATGGGTGATGGAAACTCAGGAAACATTGTGCTTTCAGTGATAACTGAATTTACATCCGAGTTCCGTACAACGATTGACGGTAATAGCAACGAATTATCGTCAAATGAGCTATCAGGAGGAGCCAGAATCAGTTTTGTCTTCCACGAGTTGTTTAACAATGGCATTAAGAGCATCGATCCATTCGACCAGGTCAAGGATGGTGATATCAGGACCATTCTTTACAACTCTTCT GGTTCAACGCCAGCATTGTTTGTTGGAACTCAAGCTTTCGAGGTCATTGTCAAGCAGCAGATCAAACGTTTAGAAGAGCCTAGTTTGAAGTGCTGTCAGTTGGTTTACGACGAGCTTATTCGAATTCTCGGCCAGCTTCTTACGAAAGTG CAAGCATTCCGGAGGTATCCTGCCCTGAGGGAGCGTTTCAACGCTGTTGTtgtcaatttcttcaagacGGCGATGAATCCTACGAATAAACTGGTGCAAGATATGGTTGCGTACGTGATTACATCCTTACCTGTGAACCCGGCTCATGAACACTCTTTAGCATGCAAGCTTGCTACGTTAACACAACGCATCCCGATTTCATTGGCGGCCACAAGGCAC GCCACTGCCTTAGTCAATGACCGTATCAACGCGAGCAAACCTCCACCGGCTGCTGCTGACCCCAAGAACCCAAGGGCGAgtgtcaacaacaacaaggaTCTCGATGTTGATATCAAGAAGGAGGAGACTGGCTTCTTCGGTTCATTCTTCGCTCCCAAAGCTGGtccgaagaagaagggcgTCGCCGCTATGGATGCACCTCCTCCCACCATCCGGCCACAGAGTGCGTTGAATGAACGCGAGACCATGGAAACTGAGGTCATCA AACTATTGATCCACTCATATTTCAATATCGTGAAACGGGAGATGATTGATATGGTGCCAAAAGCAATATCCCTAACGCTTGTTAACCACTCCAAGGAGAATTTGCAGCGAGAGCTTCTACAAGAGCTCTACAAACCTGATGTGCTGGATGAGCTCCTGAAGGAGAGTGACTATGTCGTCAGCCGGAGAAAGGAGCTGCTACAAATGGTGGCTGCGCTCAACAAGGCAGAGGA gATCGTGGCGGGTGTTTAA